The genomic stretch GGTCTTGATGCTGCGCAGGTTAGAGATGGTCATAAAGGCCACCAGCGCGACAACGAAGATCCACGATGGAACAGAAGGCACCAGCGCTTCGAAGTAAATTTTTGCCAGCAGAATGTTGATCATCGGCATGAACAGATAGTCCAGCAGAGATGACCAGCCCACCATAAAGCCAACCGCCGGGCTAATGGATTTCTGAGCATAGGTATAGGCAGAGCCTGCAGACGGGAAACGGCGAACCAGTTTTCCGTAGCTCAGCGCTGTAAAGAGAATGGCGACCAGCGCAAAGGCGTACGCCGTTGCAACGTGACCGTCAGTAAGGCCTGATACGATACCGAATGTATCGAACAGCGTCATCGGTTGCATATAGGCCAGGCCCATCATAACAACCGGAATCAACGTAAGCGTTTTACGTAATTCCACGCGAGAGGTGTTTGGAGTTGCGTTATGCGACATAGTTATTCTCCTTTACGGTGATAACCGCCACGTAAGCGAAAAATTGCCCCATTTGTTTCTTCCTCAGCGACAACAACTGTCGGATTTTAGTAAATATCTATCCGGTACGAAGCCCGGCCTCTTGGTTTTTAGTTTCGTTTCGTACATGCAAAAAAAAATAACCGACGCCTTTTATATCGTCGATTATTCATTTGGTTGCAGCGGCCGCATTTTGCCCCACTTCGGATACAAAAGGCAATACTTTGCAAAGCGCGGGTCGATTTTCTTTTTGCTAACTGGCTGATTTCTGGACGCCGGGCTGAGAGTAAACGGCGGCGATAGCACTATTTGCTAAAATTTCGTCCCGCCACCAGGCGCTGGCAAGCCCGGCAGTTTGTTCATTCCAGCCGACCCACACCGATTCATTACTGCTTTGAGCAAGTACCTGTTTTTCAACAAGCGCACCGCTGTCAATAAACCGCTGCGCCAGATAGCGCGGTAAATAGCCGCAGCCGAGGCCGCTTATTTGCAGTTCCAGCTTGGTTTTAAAGTCGAAAACGGTAATGGCCTCCTGCTCATCAAGCAGCTGCGAGGAGACCGAGCATTCCGGACGAGAACTGTCCCCAACAACTATGGCGCGGTAGCCTTTAATTACGCGACGGTTAAGCGGCTCGGATTCCTGAGCCAGCGGGTGATGGGGTGCCACGGCAAATACCTGCTCCAGCACGCCGAGGCGGGCAAAACCAAAATCACTCAGCTGGGGAGGCTCATGGAGTGCACCGACGAAAATGTCCGCCCTGCCCTGCGTTAAGGCATCCCAGGATCCACCCAGCACGCCGTTGATAAAGATAAGCCGGGTCACGCTGTGGTGTTGATAGAAGGCTTCAATCAGCGGCGTCAGGAGAGAAAACGGAAAGGTATCATCCACGCCAATAACCAGCTCGTTTTCCCATCCCTGATGGAGTTTTACGGCCTGTTTTTCGAGCTCACGAACGGTATGGAGGACTTCGCGGCCTTTTTCCAGCAGCATCTGTCCGGTACGGGTGAAACGTGCGCGGTGTCCGGAACGATCGAGGATCTGGATATTGAGATCGCTTTCCAGTTTTTGAACGGTATAGCTCAGCGCTGACGGGGTTTTGTAGAGCTTTGCTGACGCAGCGGCAAAGCTCCCCTCTTTTTCCAGAGCATCCAGAATAATAAGAACATCCAGCAGCGGTTTCATGCTCGCCCCCTTCTGGTGCGCGACCGTCTCCGCTGCGGGTCTTATTCCATGGGCATCACCAGCGGATCGGGATACTGATACTCAAACCCCAGTTCATGACAAATGCGATTGCCATCAACAATTTTGCCTTTGCTGTCATCCTTTGCCTCACCAAAAACCGGCGGAGCCAGGCCCAGCTGACGTGCCATCAGCGGGTAAAACGTGCTGCGTGCCGGATGAGAAGGTGCACATATATTATAGATGTGTCCACCTTT from Enterobacter dykesii encodes the following:
- the yoeI gene encoding membrane protein YoeI, whose product is MGQFFAYVAVITVKENNYVA
- a CDS encoding LysR substrate-binding domain-containing protein yields the protein MKPLLDVLIILDALEKEGSFAAASAKLYKTPSALSYTVQKLESDLNIQILDRSGHRARFTRTGQMLLEKGREVLHTVRELEKQAVKLHQGWENELVIGVDDTFPFSLLTPLIEAFYQHHSVTRLIFINGVLGGSWDALTQGRADIFVGALHEPPQLSDFGFARLGVLEQVFAVAPHHPLAQESEPLNRRVIKGYRAIVVGDSSRPECSVSSQLLDEQEAITVFDFKTKLELQISGLGCGYLPRYLAQRFIDSGALVEKQVLAQSSNESVWVGWNEQTAGLASAWWRDEILANSAIAAVYSQPGVQKSAS